A genomic segment from Ptychodera flava strain L36383 chromosome 8, AS_Pfla_20210202, whole genome shotgun sequence encodes:
- the LOC139138863 gene encoding protein SSUH2 homolog isoform X1, whose translation MDDEIELTVQLPPECDVTDQLPPSYDTLGFDNPVTSPQVPTRQAMIPESEEVHNFNIGRATPLSPDDARDYLLCYATSQSCYGKSAARQMVISNIISSHGLHYTLETFSETRQIDWTKEAFTGGQIDDSTKGTPPSVWNVEVTSNQDFVDQVKEVKIPHTETLKTCNKCQALGVIKCDKCEGLGTKRCETCFGNGVTYTKKGRTKMCKTCGGPGRLKCTDCNNSGHVKCPDCLGYKRLKWFALLTVKFVNHVEDDVVQHQTGLVRELFREASGDRVFQYVGKRVAPLSTPDDQVLNACSKKLVEKHKEDTKPNERVLKQRHTLRAVPVSEVHWTWKDKAGSYWVYGFDRRVHCPRYPQSSCYGCAVL comes from the exons ATGGACGATGAAATTGAACTGACAGTGCAGTTACCACCAGAATGCGATGTCACTGATCAGCTACCTCCAAGTTACGACACACTTGGTTTTGATA ATCCAGTGACGTCACCACAAGTCCCAACGAGGCAAGCTATGATACCTGAAAGCGAAGAAGTtcacaattttaacatcggGAG GGCGACTCCGTTGTCACCTGATGATGCCAGGGATTACTTACTGTGTTACGCCACCAGCCAATCATGTTACGGGAAATCTGCAGCCAGACAGATGGTTATCAGTAACATTATATCGTCACACGGGTTACAC TATACATTGGAGACGTTTTCGGAAACCCGGCAAATCGATTGGACAAAGGAAGCATTTACAG GTGGACAGATCGACGATTCCACGAAGGGTACGCCCCCATCGGTCTGGAACGTGGAGGTGACCTCCAATCAGGATTTCGTGGACCAGGTCAAGGAAGTCAAGATACCTCATACTGAGACGCTGAAGACTTGCAACAAGTGTCAAGCTCTCGGTGTGATAAAGTGTGACAAGTGTGAAGGGTTAGGAACG AAACGTTGTGAAACTTGCTTCGGCAACGGTGTTACCTACACGAAGAAAGGAAGAACCAAGATGTGTAAAACTTGTGGCGGCCCTGGACGGCTAAA GTGTACAGACTGTAATAATTCGGGTCACGTGAAATGCCCTGACTGTCTCGGGTACAAACGTCTCAAATGGTTCGCCTTGCTCACTGTCAAATT TGTCAATCACGTCGAAGATGATGTTGTACAACACCAGACTGGTCTTGTGAGGGAGCTGTTCCGCGAAGCGTCCGGAGACAGGGTCTTCCAGTACGTCGGCAAAAGA GTGGCACCGCTTTCCACTCCGGACGACCAGGTACTCAACGCGTGCTCGAAGAAACTTGTCGAAAAACACAAAGAAGACACGAAACCAAATGAGCGTGTTCTTAAACAG AGACACACACTGCGTGCTGTCCCAGTGTCAGAAGTTCACTGGACGTGGAAGGACAAGGCTGGAAGTTACTGGGTCTATGGCTTTGACCGACGAGTGCACTGTCCCCGCTATCCCCAGTCTTCGTGCTATGGGTGTGCCGTGCTGTAA
- the LOC139138863 gene encoding protein SSUH2 homolog isoform X2: protein MTSCVLSSINCSDRDPVTSPQVPTRQAMIPESEEVHNFNIGRATPLSPDDARDYLLCYATSQSCYGKSAARQMVISNIISSHGLHYTLETFSETRQIDWTKEAFTGGQIDDSTKGTPPSVWNVEVTSNQDFVDQVKEVKIPHTETLKTCNKCQALGVIKCDKCEGLGTKRCETCFGNGVTYTKKGRTKMCKTCGGPGRLKCTDCNNSGHVKCPDCLGYKRLKWFALLTVKFVNHVEDDVVQHQTGLVRELFREASGDRVFQYVGKRVAPLSTPDDQVLNACSKKLVEKHKEDTKPNERVLKQRHTLRAVPVSEVHWTWKDKAGSYWVYGFDRRVHCPRYPQSSCYGCAVL, encoded by the exons ATGACTTCCTGTGTTCTCAGTAGTATAAATTGCTCTGACAGAG ATCCAGTGACGTCACCACAAGTCCCAACGAGGCAAGCTATGATACCTGAAAGCGAAGAAGTtcacaattttaacatcggGAG GGCGACTCCGTTGTCACCTGATGATGCCAGGGATTACTTACTGTGTTACGCCACCAGCCAATCATGTTACGGGAAATCTGCAGCCAGACAGATGGTTATCAGTAACATTATATCGTCACACGGGTTACAC TATACATTGGAGACGTTTTCGGAAACCCGGCAAATCGATTGGACAAAGGAAGCATTTACAG GTGGACAGATCGACGATTCCACGAAGGGTACGCCCCCATCGGTCTGGAACGTGGAGGTGACCTCCAATCAGGATTTCGTGGACCAGGTCAAGGAAGTCAAGATACCTCATACTGAGACGCTGAAGACTTGCAACAAGTGTCAAGCTCTCGGTGTGATAAAGTGTGACAAGTGTGAAGGGTTAGGAACG AAACGTTGTGAAACTTGCTTCGGCAACGGTGTTACCTACACGAAGAAAGGAAGAACCAAGATGTGTAAAACTTGTGGCGGCCCTGGACGGCTAAA GTGTACAGACTGTAATAATTCGGGTCACGTGAAATGCCCTGACTGTCTCGGGTACAAACGTCTCAAATGGTTCGCCTTGCTCACTGTCAAATT TGTCAATCACGTCGAAGATGATGTTGTACAACACCAGACTGGTCTTGTGAGGGAGCTGTTCCGCGAAGCGTCCGGAGACAGGGTCTTCCAGTACGTCGGCAAAAGA GTGGCACCGCTTTCCACTCCGGACGACCAGGTACTCAACGCGTGCTCGAAGAAACTTGTCGAAAAACACAAAGAAGACACGAAACCAAATGAGCGTGTTCTTAAACAG AGACACACACTGCGTGCTGTCCCAGTGTCAGAAGTTCACTGGACGTGGAAGGACAAGGCTGGAAGTTACTGGGTCTATGGCTTTGACCGACGAGTGCACTGTCCCCGCTATCCCCAGTCTTCGTGCTATGGGTGTGCCGTGCTGTAA
- the LOC139138863 gene encoding protein SSUH2 homolog isoform X3, producing the protein MIPESEEVHNFNIGRATPLSPDDARDYLLCYATSQSCYGKSAARQMVISNIISSHGLHYTLETFSETRQIDWTKEAFTGGQIDDSTKGTPPSVWNVEVTSNQDFVDQVKEVKIPHTETLKTCNKCQALGVIKCDKCEGLGTKRCETCFGNGVTYTKKGRTKMCKTCGGPGRLKCTDCNNSGHVKCPDCLGYKRLKWFALLTVKFVNHVEDDVVQHQTGLVRELFREASGDRVFQYVGKRVAPLSTPDDQVLNACSKKLVEKHKEDTKPNERVLKQRHTLRAVPVSEVHWTWKDKAGSYWVYGFDRRVHCPRYPQSSCYGCAVL; encoded by the exons ATGATACCTGAAAGCGAAGAAGTtcacaattttaacatcggGAG GGCGACTCCGTTGTCACCTGATGATGCCAGGGATTACTTACTGTGTTACGCCACCAGCCAATCATGTTACGGGAAATCTGCAGCCAGACAGATGGTTATCAGTAACATTATATCGTCACACGGGTTACAC TATACATTGGAGACGTTTTCGGAAACCCGGCAAATCGATTGGACAAAGGAAGCATTTACAG GTGGACAGATCGACGATTCCACGAAGGGTACGCCCCCATCGGTCTGGAACGTGGAGGTGACCTCCAATCAGGATTTCGTGGACCAGGTCAAGGAAGTCAAGATACCTCATACTGAGACGCTGAAGACTTGCAACAAGTGTCAAGCTCTCGGTGTGATAAAGTGTGACAAGTGTGAAGGGTTAGGAACG AAACGTTGTGAAACTTGCTTCGGCAACGGTGTTACCTACACGAAGAAAGGAAGAACCAAGATGTGTAAAACTTGTGGCGGCCCTGGACGGCTAAA GTGTACAGACTGTAATAATTCGGGTCACGTGAAATGCCCTGACTGTCTCGGGTACAAACGTCTCAAATGGTTCGCCTTGCTCACTGTCAAATT TGTCAATCACGTCGAAGATGATGTTGTACAACACCAGACTGGTCTTGTGAGGGAGCTGTTCCGCGAAGCGTCCGGAGACAGGGTCTTCCAGTACGTCGGCAAAAGA GTGGCACCGCTTTCCACTCCGGACGACCAGGTACTCAACGCGTGCTCGAAGAAACTTGTCGAAAAACACAAAGAAGACACGAAACCAAATGAGCGTGTTCTTAAACAG AGACACACACTGCGTGCTGTCCCAGTGTCAGAAGTTCACTGGACGTGGAAGGACAAGGCTGGAAGTTACTGGGTCTATGGCTTTGACCGACGAGTGCACTGTCCCCGCTATCCCCAGTCTTCGTGCTATGGGTGTGCCGTGCTGTAA
- the LOC139138864 gene encoding alpha-2,8-sialyltransferase 8B-like, whose amino-acid sequence MKLRLGKRLCLFVAAVSVIHALRGVLSYLLSSDTLGTRNIRSGSTLSVENRIITSYPHHVQYEDWLQWRNGSLSNFKDNLSSFLKPENAIRIFKEEFQLTSQGFRQEYSTTFNVTLPEATKKKTYSVPLQKMCAVVGNGGILRNSRCGDEIDKNDYVIRFNLPDVSNYVRDVGSKTNLTVMNVLTCLRMYNSLAAGKKTFFPGEVSKKEAIKRFRKLKNSVLWYPDSLKANCTSEMLTYVLQKIKSDFDLSVRVGYTIYGDLSNFTKRFLGLSGLPTVGMRTVLVALLLCDDVTVYGFYPFQTDSSGKTIPHHYYGAWSHKTNKYEKSVHGWNEEFELLKSYHERGMIRLVVNKCA is encoded by the exons ATGAAGCTGAGATTAGGGAAAAGGCTTTGCCTGTTCGTTGCTGCCGTGTCAGTGATACACGCATTAAGAGGAGTGTTATCGTATTTACTCAGCTCAGATACACTAGGTACAAG GAACATTAGAAGTGGTTCTACACTATCTGTCGAGAATAGAATTATAACTTCATATCCCCATCACGTGCAATATGAGGACTGGCTGCAGTGGAGAAACGGGAGTCTGTCAAATTTCAA GGACAATctgtcaagttttttgaaaCCAGAAAACGCCATACGGATTTTCAAAGAAGAATTTCAACTCACAAGCCAAGGGTTTCGGCAAGAATATTCGACTACTTTCAACGTCACATTACCAGAGgcgacaaagaaaaaaacatactCCGTCCCACTTCAGAAGATGTGCGCCGTTGTCGGAAACGGGGGAATATTACGAAACAGCAGATGTGGTGACGAAATCGACAAAAATGACTACGTCATACGTTTCAACCTCCCCGACGTCAGCAATTATGTCCGCGACGTCGGGTCCAAGACAAATCTGACCGTTATGAACGTTCTGACGTGTCTGCGCATGTACAACTCTCTGGCTGCCGGCAAAAAGACTTTCTTCCCGGGCGAGGTGAGCAAGAAGGAAGCGATCAAGAGATTCAGAAAGTTGAAAAATTCAGTCCTTTGGTATCCAGACTCCCTGAAAGCAAACTGTACTTCGGAGATGCTAACATACGTGCTGCAGAAgataaaaagtgattttgatctGTCCGTTCGCGTTGGATATACGATTTACGGTGATCTCTCCAACTTCACGAAAAG GTTTTTGGGACTCAGTGGCTTGCCAACCGTCGGCATGAGAACCGTCCTCGTCGCCCTACTTCTCTGCGATGACGTCACAGTATACGGCTTCTACCCGTTCCAGACGGACTCGTCGGGTAAAACGATACCCCACCACTACTACGGGGCGTGGTCACACAAGACCAATAAATACGAGAAGAGTGTCCACGGCTGGAACGAGGAGTTCGAGTTACTGAAGTCGTACCATGAAAGAGGGATGATAAGACTTGTCGTAAACAAATGTGCTTGA